ACTGCCATCGCTCGCTTCACTTCTCTCGCTTCACCTGTTGACATTAATTCTTCTAAATCTTCATATCTTTTGTTCATTATTCTCTCCTATTTGAAAAGTATTATTATACGACTCTGAAAAAATTGGTATAATAAAACAGATTAAAAAGCACGTATGTTTTTAGGTTTCAATGTCTGTAAAATAAAAGTCGCAATTTCCTCTACAGACATCGCCGTGGTATTGACATAAGGCAAATGGGCTTGACGATAAATCGCTTCAATGCGCTGCACTTCAAATTGACATTGTTGTATCGACGCATAACGGCTGTCAGGACGGCGTTTTTGTCGAATTTCTTGCAATCGCTCGGCTTGAATCGTTAAACCAAACAATTTACTTTTAAAAGGCTTTAGAATAGCGGGCAAATCTAAAGTTTCTAAATCATCTTCTGTGAGCGGATAATTAGCCGCCGCCATGCCAAAGTGCATGGCTAAATAAACACAGGTTGGTGTTTTCCCAGAACGTGACGCACCGACAAGAATAATATCGGCTTTTTCATAATGTTTAATATTCACACCATCGTCATGTTCTAAAGCGAAATTCATCGCTTCAATACGTTGATTATAAGGCGTGCCGACTCCGTGGGCTTTACCTTTGGCATGAGAGGATTTGGTTTGCAATTCCAATTCTAAAGGTTCAATAAATTTTCCAAATAAATCTAAAAATAAACTATTACTGGTAGATAATAAATGGCGCATTCGATTTTCTGTTAGCGTAGCAAACACGATGGGACGTTGGCCATAATGTTGTGCGGTTTCATTGATTTGCCGCACAACGGCCTGCACTTTTTCTTCGGTATCAATACGCGATAATAGAATTTGTTCAAAATGCAACGTATCGAATTGGGTTAATAAACTTTGGCCAAAAGTATTAGCGGTAATTCCCGTGCCATCGGAGACGAAAAAAACTACTCTGGATTGTTGTTTTTCCATTCTAAAATTTCCTCAAAATTTGATTTAAAATGTTGAAAAATTGGCGCAATATTTACTTTATTTTATCTCCGTTTTTAGCAGAGAGAAGGGCAATCTGTTTTTATGCACTTGGCCTTTTACTGTTACATAATGTGTCGCTATTGGCAAGTGAAATCGACGTG
The DNA window shown above is from Thioflexithrix psekupsensis and carries:
- the ppsR gene encoding posphoenolpyruvate synthetase regulatory kinase/phosphorylase PpsR, with amino-acid sequence MEKQQSRVVFFVSDGTGITANTFGQSLLTQFDTLHFEQILLSRIDTEEKVQAVVRQINETAQHYGQRPIVFATLTENRMRHLLSTSNSLFLDLFGKFIEPLELELQTKSSHAKGKAHGVGTPYNQRIEAMNFALEHDDGVNIKHYEKADIILVGASRSGKTPTCVYLAMHFGMAAANYPLTEDDLETLDLPAILKPFKSKLFGLTIQAERLQEIRQKRRPDSRYASIQQCQFEVQRIEAIYRQAHLPYVNTTAMSVEEIATFILQTLKPKNIRAF